Proteins from a genomic interval of Maniola jurtina chromosome 8, ilManJurt1.1, whole genome shotgun sequence:
- the LOC123867802 gene encoding NKAP family protein CG6066 yields the protein MASDDERSKHRSPERHRSKDTERHRSHDREKRDRSRDRHRTSKGRESSRDKDKHRDHSSRERDRSRDRRNRSDRDRSERPQNRDRGRSSYKEYNGGGLGGGLGGGGGGGGAGGGRYKAQEEEFLDARREERERIGEVGVASVWGKSPVRPESDEEEPPNKSEVSKEKKKSKKSKDKEDTKVKLRKLKKKLKKIKKARKKAKKKSRGSSSDSSSSSEEEIWVEKGKEHEVLEASRASRESELGGEAPGPAPRSAGALAPRDFGRALLPGEGAAMAAFVAEGKRIPRRGEIGLTSDEIASYESVGYVMSGSRHRRMEAVRIRKENQIYSADEKRALAAFSKEERAKRENAILAQFRDVLSARAHRRED from the exons atggcaagTGACGACGAGAGAAGTAAACATCGGTCTCCAGAGAGGCACCGAAGCAAAGATACAGAACGGCACAGAAGTCACGACCGAGAGAAGCGGGACCGCAGTCGAGATCGTCACAGGACTAGCAAGGGTCGAGAATCTAGCCGAGACAAGGACAAACACAGGGATCACAGTAGCAGAGAGCGGGACAGAAGCAGGGATAGAAGGAATCGCAGTGATAGGGATAGGTCAGAGAGGCCACAAAATCGTGATAGAGGCAGGAGCTCCTATAAGGAATATAATGGAGGGGGATTGGGAGGTG GTCTGGGTGGCGGTGGCGGTGGTGGCGGTGCCGGGGGCGGCCGCTACAAGGCGCAAGAAGAGGAGTTCCTGGACGCGCGGCGCGAGGAGCGCGAGCGCATCGGGGAGGTGGGCGTGGCCTCCGTGTGGGGCAAGTCTCCCGTCAGACCTGA ATCTGATGAAGAAGAACCACCGAACAAATCAGAAGTGAGCAAAGAGAAGAAAAAGAGTAAAAAGTCCAAAGACAAAGAAGACACTAAGGTAAAACTAAGAAAGTTAAAGAAAAAGCTCAAGAAAATCAAGAAAGCGCGGAAAAAAGCCAAGAAAAAATCTAGAGGTTCCAGTAGTGACAGTAGTTCCAGCAGTGAAGAGGAGATCTGGGTAGAAAAAGGAA AGGAGCATGAAGTTTTGGAAGCGTCTCGTGCGTCCAGAGAGTCGGAGCTGGGCGGCGAGGCGCCCGGGCCCGCGCCGCGCTCGGCCGGCGCGCTGGCGCCGCGCGACTTTGGCCGCGCCTTGCTGCCGGGCGAGGGCGCCGCCATGGCCGCCTTCGTAGCGGAGGGCAAGCGCATCCCGCGCAGAGGCGAGATCGGCCTCACGTCCGACGAGATCGCGTCCTACGAGTCCGTGGGATACGTGATGAGTGGCAGCAG ACATCGTCGCATGGAGGCCGTGCGAATACGTAAAGAGAACCAGATCTACTCGGCGGACGAGAAGCGCGCGCTCGCCGCCTTCAGTAAAGAAGAACGTGCAAAGCGCGAAAACGCCATCCTCGCGCAGTTCCGAGACGTGCTCAGCGCGCGCGCGCACCGGAGAGAGGACTAG
- the LOC123867800 gene encoding ankyrin repeat domain-containing protein 50, with amino-acid sequence MSSDLCGEDVVVRLSSSPQNIVSSLVPVGSDAAVASSGRGSAGTSGGVELGRKLLLAARAGDTNAVLELMAKGSPFTTDWLGTSPLHLAAANNHVETCAVLLRAGVSRDSRTKVERTPLHLAATAGHADVVELLLEYGAAVDCRDMLLMTPLHWAAARGHLRVARCLLRRGADQRARCKFRKTPRCLALRANRPDLVALFDEEETTAVSQKLFEERPKPQNLFRRIQTKVMVQREKKIIIESKTEPIPASANVIRAASISGAVTGTSGSATTGTPTGGAPADGSGTATGTNAANAGAALLRAHGITLLPTDRGSTVLTALRSGRTVVLSDAGKLMLKESSAVTNDPQHVTNSTNTTHAVTNANIIQVNNTNLSASANTGVDSDFSVNSADSAGVSIVQGFSKRARVKPAKYGKEVKLVTLNKNQPLKRIIHPNDLQQLKVMRVPAASKSSAQSPGKLRPALKIVLDKAHLQRLLANTRAAAPAAAAQASTPNYAVNEIIQDVDDSATIDITMEDEAQETQGGSLRAQLAAARAAIASLSAELRACRARLAHYEGGHDQ; translated from the exons ATGAGCTCAGATCTCTGCGGTGAAGATGTAGTTGTACGCTTATCATCCTCCCCACAAAATATTGTCtca AGCCTAGTGCCGGTAGGAAGCGATGCAGCAGTGGCGAGCAGCGGGCGGGGGTCGGCGGGGACGAGCGGGGGGGTGGAGCTGGGGCGCAAGCTGCTGCTGGCGGCGCGCGCGGGCGACACCAACGCTGTGCTCGAGCTGATGGCCAAGGGGTCCCCCTTCACTACTGACTGG CTAGGCACGTCTCCCCTACACCTCGCAGCAGCCAACAACCACGTGGAAACGTGCGCCGTGCTGCTCCGAGCGGGCGTGAGCCGCGACTCGCGCACGAAGGTGGAGCGCACGCCGCTGCACCTGGCCGCCACCGCGGGCCACGCGGACGTGGTGGAGCTCCTGCTGGAGTACGGCGCGGCGGTGGACTGCCGCGACATGCTGCTCATGACGCCGCTGCActgggcggcggcgcgggggCACCTGCGCGTGGCGCGCTGCCTGCTGCGCCGCGGCGCCGACCAGCGCGCGCGCTGCAAGTTCCGCAAGACGCCGAGGTGTCTCGCCTTGCGCGCCAATAGACCCGACTTAGTCGCCTTGTTTGACGAGGAAGAGACCACTGCTGTCTCAC AAAAACTATTCGAAGAGCGGCCGAAAcctcaaaatttatttagaa GAATACAAACAAAAGTGATGGTTCAGAGAGAGAAAAAGATTATAATCGAGTCAAAAACAGAG CCAATCCCCGCGAGTGCGAACGTAATCCGTGCTGCGAGTATCAGCGGGGCTGTAACGGGAACGAGTGGGTCGGCCACGACTGGGACTCCCACGGGTGGGGCTCCCGCGGATGGGAGTGGCACGGCTACGGGAACGAACGCGGCAAATGCTGGCGCAGCATTGCTCCGGGCGCATGGCATAACCTTGCTGCCAACGGATCGGGGCTCCACCGTCCTCACAGCGTTGCGGAGTGGACGCACTGTAGTGCTCTCTG ATGCCGGCAAACTAATGCTAAAAGAAAGCAGCGCCGTCACAAACGACCCCCAACACGTAACGAACAGTACTAACACTACACACGCAGTGACGAATGCTAACATCATCCAAGTGAATAACACCAACCTTAGTGCAAGTGCCAACACCGGTGTGGACAGCGACTTTAGTGTGAACAGTGCAGATAGTGCGGGTGTGAGCATAGTGCAGGGCTTCAGCAAGAGAGCGAGAGTGAAGCCTGCGAAGTACGGGAAGGAGGTCAAACTGGTGACCTTGAACAAAAACCAGCCATTGAAAAGAATTATTCATCCGAATGATTTACag CAATTGAAAGTGATGCGAGTGCCAGCGGCTAGTAAGTCGTCAGCACAATCTCCCGGCAAGCTGCGTCCCGCGCTGAAGATAGTGCTGGACAAGGCGCACCTGCAGCGCCTGCTGGCCAACACCAGGGCTGCGGCACCCGCCGCCGCTGCGCAG GCAAGCACACCAAATTACGCGGTAAACGAAATTATACAAGACGTAGACGACTCGGCCACCATCGACATAACGATGGAGGACGAGGCGCAGGAGACGCAGGGCGGCTCGCTGCGCGCGCAgctggcggcggcgcgcgcggccaTCGCGTCGCTCAGCGCGGAGCTGCGCGCCTGTCGCGCGCGGCTCGCGCACTACGAGGGCGGCCACGACCAGTGA
- the LOC123867803 gene encoding transmembrane protein 138-like: protein MKLSMPRYTFCLISQLTFMFCDLIFNCVSLFPRSRDGLLVLFIFQDLFLILSITTMLMTFFSTYLFQAGLVEVLVRKFRAAGAVVIAYVVASVVLHAAWLLEKWADPESVSTPMLIVLFTLQRCLSPWYYFFYKRAALRVSDPRFYEDIDWINQQLAAH from the exons atgaaattatcaATGCCAAGATATACGTTCTGTTTAATCAGCCAATTAACATTCATGTTTTGTGATCTCATATTTAATTGCGTTAGTTTGTTCCCAAGAAGTCGCGAtggtttattagttttatttat atTTCAGGATTTGTTCCTGATTCTATCCATCACTACAATGTTGATGACatttttttcaacatatttGTTTCAA GCAGGTCTAGTAGAGGTGCTAGTCCGCAAGTTCCGTGCGGCGGGCGCCGTGGTGATAGCATATGTGGTTGCCAGTGTGGTGCTGCACGCCGCGTGGCTGCTGGAGAAGTGGGCTGACCCTGAGTCTGTGTCCACTCCCATGCTCATTGTGCTGTTCACTCTGCAACGATGCT TGTCGCCGTGGTACTACTTCTTCTACAAGCGCGCCGCGCTGCGCGTCAGCGACCCGCGCTTCTACGAGGACATCGACTGGATCAACCAGCAGCTCGCGGCGCATTAA